One window of the Dendropsophus ebraccatus isolate aDenEbr1 chromosome 12, aDenEbr1.pat, whole genome shotgun sequence genome contains the following:
- the LOC138769396 gene encoding neurotrophin-4-like, whose translation MLLRLYVMVTSYLCAIKAAPFQNQTTDRDYGHRNSSNSTDQPQNFFNFTEGLHDGLFPDLASTYPDMAGKEWNLYSPRVALTSQEPSGPPFLFLAEELVSHSEPANRTSRVKRAQGSDAINLSRRGELSVCDSRHVWVTDKKTAIDMHGKTVTILSEIQTLTGPLKQYFFETKCNPEGGTTNGCRGVDKRQWISECKQKQSYVRALTMDEKLVGWRWIRIDTACVCTLLSRRGRT comes from the coding sequence ATGCTCCTCCGCCTTTATGTCATGGTGACCTCATACCTTTGTGCCATTAAAGCTGCCCCCTTCCAAAACCAGACCACAGATCGGGATTATGGCCATCGGAATTCCTCCAACTCCACAGACCAACCACAGAACTTCTTTAATTTTACTGAGGGACTACATGATGGCTTGTTCCCGGACTTAGCGAGCACATATCCAGACATGGCTGGCAAAGAGTGGAACCTTTATTCCCCAAGAGTTGCCCTCACTAGTCAGGAGCCATCGGGACCTCCTTTCTTGTTTTTGGCGGAAGAGCTGGTTTCACATTCAGAACCGGCTAACAGGACTTCTCGGGTGAAACGGGCACAAGGGTCAGATGCAATCAATCTTTCTCGAAGAGGAGAACTTTCTGTGTGTGATTCCAGGCATGTATGGGTGACGGACAAGAAGACAGCCATTGATATGCATGGCAAGACAGTCACTATCCTATCTGAAATTCAGACACTAACAGGACCACTAAAGCAATACTTTTTTGAGACCAAGTGTAACCCTGAAGGAGGTACCACCAATGGTTGTCGTGGGGTGGATAAAAGACAGTGGATATCAGAATGCAAACAAAAGCAGTCCTACGTCAGAGCATTGACCATGGATGAAAAGCTAGTGGGTTGGCGCTGGATCCGGATTGATACAGCATGTGTTTGCACCCTGTTGAGCAGAAGAGGAAGGACGTAA